A region from the Drosophila mauritiana strain mau12 chromosome 2L, ASM438214v1, whole genome shotgun sequence genome encodes:
- the LOC117142613 gene encoding uncharacterized protein LOC117142613, protein MPNRATRKKYRRIRIHIFLALSLGFLIQAHPVDGTRCRNPYERVRENYCYFVADEEPLHTSFHNFCYQDKRTSRVCLDSDEEMRVLAHHLANLGYPNGTQFWSAGHRWPGDNRFYWNYFGRARPLNYSNWAVDEPTPQMGRNCLILTLQGGELIMSSESCYTRAVDICEQTLNGTDSRPVIH, encoded by the exons ATGCCGAATCGCGCGACGCGGAAGAAATATCGCCGGATTCGAATCCACATTTTCCTGGCATTATCCCTAGGGTTCCTGATCCAGGCTCATCCCGTCGATGGAACACGGTGCAGGAATCCCTATGAGAGGGTGCGGGAAAACTATTGCTACTTCGTTGCAGACGAGGAACCGCTG CACACATCGTTCCATAACTTTTGCTACCAGGACAAGCGCACCTCACGAGTTTGCCTGGATAGTGACGAGGAAATGCGCGTTCTGGCCCATCACCTGGCCAACTTGGGCTACCCGAACGGCACGCAGTTCTGGAGCGCCGGACATCGATGGCCGGGTGATAACCGCTTCTACTGGAACTACTTTGGCAGAGCCCGGCCGCTCAACTACTCCAACTGGGCGGTGGATGAGCCGACGCCCCAAATGGGCCGCAATTGCCTGATCCTCACTCTCCAGGGTGGAGAACTCATCATGAGCAGTGAGTCCTGCTACACCCGAGCGGTCGATATCTGTGAACAGACGCTGAACGGCACGGATTCCCGTCCAGTGATCCACTGA